One window of Triticum dicoccoides isolate Atlit2015 ecotype Zavitan chromosome 5A, WEW_v2.0, whole genome shotgun sequence genomic DNA carries:
- the LOC119299662 gene encoding uncharacterized protein LOC119299662 produces MGMRDLVTGRAGCAAPGSSSSSAKPLSALADAVLGSSSTSEMRKELSGSAVCQKASFDSPMPVPLSTLPGSEDEIKQGQGPIRSMKGTDFISGHHGDTYGEIFQATTPSVPEHRMIEPHLGELEQIDSATGPPEMAVPPLLPQSPFQQYNLSENGQEEYSGAKDGLLDHIDNLYDDEMRSSGNISNEVNSWLSVFEQGIHPRVMSDDELSGDGWLLFLRIAISHLGGLSQPRFLEEQITCQDQVTGHRVWIKLQKHSGWSVKLEATRHRLFEALQDAAMLAVITMRQHFPCEFAGTPFEVLPVAPGQRGRRLDDGAAVVRGGAVASAFIGLDHDDVQPLLVVSFMSLFHERSESLLRLREHALKERLLIAEVEKMLEELDGSPTQTQELDQRIAELKRRAGEMHGLPADAVKGYIGWSVFVSKGAAEDEAIGGWK; encoded by the exons ATGGGCATGCGCGATCTGGTGACCGGTCGCGCCGGCTGCGCGGCGCCGGGTTCGTCGTCCTCATCCGCCAAACCCCTCAGCGCCCTCGCCGACGCCGTGCTCGGCTCCTCCTCCACATCTGAG ATGAGAAAGGAACTTTCAGGATCAGCAGTATGCCAGAAAGCTTCTTTTGATTCACCGATGCCCGTTCCTTTATCAACACTTCCAGGCTCCGAGGATGAGATCAAGCAAGGTCAGGGACCTATTAGAAGCATGAAG GGCACCGACTTCATTAGTGGGCATCATGGAGACACCTATGGTGAAATTTTTCAAGCCACAACCCCTTCTGTTCCTGAACACAGAATGATCGAGCCTCACCTTGGAGAGCTGGAGCAAATTGATAGTGCTACTG GTCCACCAGAGATGGCTGTTCCCCCTCTATTGCCTCAAAGTCCATTTCAACAATACAATTTATCAGAAAATGGACAGGAAGAATATTCAGGAGCAAAG GATGGATTGCTGGATCATATAGATAATCTTTATGATGATGAAATGAGATCCTCTGGAAACATAAGCAACGAAGTCAATAGTTGGCTGTCTGTGTTTGAACAG GGAATACATCCACGAGTCATGAGCGATGACGAGCTGTCAGGTGATGGATGGTTGTTATTTCTGCGGATTGCCATCAGCCACCTGGGTGGACTTTCCCAACCAAGGTTTCTGGAAGAGCAGATCACCTGTCAGGATCAGGTTACTGGGCATCGAGTATGGATCAAGCTACAGAAACACTCTGGCTGGTCGGTTAAACTGGAAGCTACGCGGCACCGCCTCTTCGAGGCCCTGCAGGATGCGGCGATGCTGGCCGTTATTACCATGAGGCAGCATTTCCCTTGCGAGTTCGCAGGCACTCCGTTTGAAGTTCTGCCTGTGGCGCCTGGGCAGAGGGGCAGGCGGCTAGACGATGGTGCCGCGGTCGTCCGCGGCGGTGCTGTGGCTTCTGCTTTTATTGGCCTCGATCACGATGATGTCCAACCTCTTCTTGTGGTCAGCTTCATGTCCCTTTTCCATGAGCGTTCCGAGTCTTTGCTACGTCTGAGGGAGCACGCGTTGAAGGAGCGGTTGCTGATCGCTGAGGTAGAGAAGATGTTGGAAGAGCTCGATGGTTCCCCAACCCAAACTCAGGAGTTGGATCAAAGAATTGCGGAGCTGAAAAGGAGGGCGGGAGAGATGCATGGACTTCCTGCCGATGCTGTCAAAGGATACATTGGTTGGTCTGTGTTCGTCTCTAAAGGCGCAGCAGAAGATGAAGCCATTGGAGGATGGAAATGA